CTTGCGCGACTGATGTGGCTCAATAAGAATTGTCGGATTGGCCGTAAATTTGTAAAGAAATATAAATCCCACGCATTAGTCCATGAGATGCGACGACTGCAAATAGTTCAACAATAGCACCGTTTTACCGTCACGGATCTCACCCGTTTTGATCATTTCCAGCGCCTGTGTAAACGGCAGTTCCAGAACTTCAATGTCTTCATCTTCCACACCGCCACCAGCGTTTGCTCGCTGGCTGTCACTGTATTGTGCAATGAAGAAGTGGATTATTTCCGTCACGCCGCCCGGCGACATGTATAACTCAAACAGTTTGCGCACTTCGCCCACTTCAAAGCCGGTCTCTTCAATGGCCTCTTTGCGAATGCACGCTTCCGGTTCGTCGTTATCCAACAGCCCGGCGCAGGTTTCAATCAGTTGACCATCTTCATTACCGTTGACCCAGGTGGCGACGCGGAACTGGCGAATTAAGACCACCGTTTTCTTCTCCGGGTTATACAGCAGGATTGTGGCACCGTTACCGCGATCGTAAACCTCGCGTTTATGACGAATCACCTCCCCAGTGCTACGGGTCAGGTCATAGGTGATATTGCGCAGGATGAAGTAGTTATCGGAGAGGACTTTATCTTTGATGAGGGTAATTTTTTGCGACATACCGGCTCCACAGCAAGAAGTGAGAAATAATACTACGCCGTGAAACCGGGTTTGTCTTGGAACAATGTAGGCCTGATAAGCAAAGCGCCATCAGGCATTCATGCGGCACATTGCCGGATAACAACGCTAACGCGTCTTATCCGGCCTGGACGCCGATTAGTGAGATTTGACTGATTTTACGCCCAGCCAGTCGACGATCCCCTGGGCGGCGTGCCGCCCCTCCGCCATGG
This window of the Citrobacter freundii ATCC 8090 = MTCC 1658 = NBRC 12681 genome carries:
- the nudK gene encoding GDP-mannose pyrophosphatase NudK encodes the protein MSQKITLIKDKVLSDNYFILRNITYDLTRSTGEVIRHKREVYDRGNGATILLYNPEKKTVVLIRQFRVATWVNGNEDGQLIETCAGLLDNDEPEACIRKEAIEETGFEVGEVRKLFELYMSPGGVTEIIHFFIAQYSDSQRANAGGGVEDEDIEVLELPFTQALEMIKTGEIRDGKTVLLLNYLQSSHLMD